One stretch of Rhodoferax lithotrophicus DNA includes these proteins:
- a CDS encoding helix-turn-helix transcriptional regulator, whose amino-acid sequence MTTKKAVPEPQKISSRWGPDRRLEFIDFRLRWDGRLNRADLVAFFGISVPQASLDIAKYLELAPDNLVYDRSARVYFATSEFKPVYDTSSPSRLLNELLAHAVGVIGDESSFIGWRAPVGYVPTPGRTLSADTLAILLRAVREGRVVQLVYQSMSAEKPELRLISPHAFAHDGFRWHVRAYCHKHQAFRDFVIARMTEVKLGSLSAVLGAENDVEWHTEATLELEPHPGLSAAQKRAVELDYGMTNGVVSFKCRQALLFYALRHLHLDRAESGTPEQLQVVLKSTF is encoded by the coding sequence ATGACGACCAAAAAAGCGGTGCCTGAACCGCAAAAAATTTCCTCTCGTTGGGGGCCCGACCGCAGGCTGGAATTCATCGACTTCCGGCTCAGATGGGACGGTCGGCTGAATCGAGCTGACCTTGTTGCATTCTTCGGCATCTCTGTTCCCCAGGCCTCGCTAGACATTGCCAAGTACTTGGAGTTAGCTCCCGACAACCTAGTCTATGACCGCAGCGCGCGGGTGTACTTTGCCACGAGCGAGTTCAAGCCCGTATACGACACGAGTAGTCCCTCCAGACTTCTTAACGAGCTCCTTGCGCACGCCGTTGGGGTCATTGGGGATGAGTCCAGCTTCATTGGCTGGCGGGCTCCGGTGGGCTACGTGCCCACGCCAGGGCGCACGCTCAGCGCAGATACCCTTGCCATACTGTTGCGAGCGGTGCGGGAGGGCAGGGTCGTCCAGCTGGTGTACCAGTCGATGAGTGCAGAGAAGCCCGAGCTTCGTCTGATAAGCCCGCATGCCTTCGCACACGACGGATTTCGCTGGCATGTCCGCGCCTACTGTCACAAGCACCAGGCGTTTCGCGATTTTGTGATTGCCCGGATGACGGAGGTAAAGCTGGGGAGCTTGTCTGCTGTGCTGGGGGCTGAGAATGATGTGGAATGGCATACCGAGGCAACTTTGGAATTGGAGCCCCATCCGGGCCTGTCTGCAGCTCAAAAGCGTGCTGTGGAACTGGACTACGGCATGACCAACGGAGTGGTCAGCTTCAAGTGTCGGCAGGCATTGCTCTTTTATGCGCTAAGGCATCTGCACCTGGACAGAGCAGAGAGCGGGACACCGGAACAGCTGCAAGTGGTACTCAAGTCAACGTTCTAG